One stretch of Arachis duranensis cultivar V14167 chromosome 1, aradu.V14167.gnm2.J7QH, whole genome shotgun sequence DNA includes these proteins:
- the LOC107470873 gene encoding ethylene-responsive transcription factor LEP-like produces MEKPPENQSSHLKNNSSTTANHNKQEGVNNNGNRTKYRGVRQRQSGRYTAEIRDPQSKKQRWLGTYTTPEEAARAYDAAARALRGHKAWTNFLDYPTNNNNDLENPNPFLSFSSSSNILLLRFLLDFINSSSNPSLVFSAQQLYDQLLLNGISSSSSNNNNNNNNCRLTETVFSHEMMRNGNYNNSGVLFGHFPMQTDFDGDFNNNNFSSSNVVDNGHLMEEGSVFQFPEIHNHHPHDEEDLLAAFWIDEHY; encoded by the coding sequence ATGGAGAAGCCACCGGAGAATCAGTCCAGTCACTTGAAAAATAACTCCTCCACCACCGCCAACCACAAcaagcaagaaggagtgaatAACAATGGCAACCGAACAAAGTACCGTGGCGTGAGGCAGAGGCAGTCAGGCCGTTACACGGCGGAGATAAGAGACCCTCAGTCCAAGAAGCAGCGGTGGCTGGGCACCTACACCACACCGGAGGAAGCTGCTCGTGCCTACGATGCCGCCGCCCGAGCCCTTCGCGGCCATAAGGCCTGGACCAATTTCCTTGATTACCCTACTAATAACAACAACGACCTCGAAAACCCTAAcccttttttgtctttttcttcctcctcaAACATACTTCTTCTCCGGTTTCTTCTGGACTTCATCAACTCCTCCTCCAACCCCTCTCTGGTCTTTTCCGCTCAGCAACTCTACGATCAGTTGTTGCTGAACGGAAtaagcagcagcagcagcaacaacaataataataataataactgcaGATTAACAGAGACAGTGTTCTCTCACGAGATGATGAGGAACGGTAATTATAATAACTCGGGTGTCCTTTTTGGTCATTTTCCCATGCAAACTGATTTTGATGGTgactttaataataataactttagTAGTAGTAATGTGGTTGACAATGGTCATTTGATGGAAGAAGGAAGTGTGTTTCAGTTCCCTGAGattcataatcatcatcctCATGATGAGGAGGATCTTCTTGCGGCATTCTGGATCGATGAACACTACTAA